In the Phaeobacter piscinae genome, TCGGGCACGCACCTCTGGGTCCGCAGCGGATCATGGGCTGTAATGTAGTCTTTTCAAAAACGGTCACAACGAATGTTGCACGTATTCAATTCGAAGTGAAACCCGGTGAGCTTCCGCAGGGGAACACACCCAGGAAAAGCCGGACGAAAAAGGGGCCGACCAAACGGCCAGCCCCCTTCTCTGTTCTCTCACACCCATGCGCAGAATCTCTGCACCGGTGATCATTGTTGGGCAGCTGCCGCGGGCTTGCCGTTGGAGGATTTCAGATAGTTGAAAAACTCATTGTCCGGCGACAGAACCATGGTGGAGTTTCCGGCTTGCAACGACGCGGCATAGGCGTTGAGCGAGCGGTAGAACTCAAAGAACTCAGGATCCGCACCATAGGCCTGCGCAAAGATACCGTTACGTTCAGCATCAGCTTCACCACGAATGATTTCCGCCTCGCGCTGTGCCTCGGAGACCAGCTCAACCACGGTCCGGTCGGCCTGCGCCCGGATTCGTTGTGCGGCCTCGTTACCACGGGCCCGCTCATCGGTGGCTTCGCGCACACGCTCGGCCCGCATCCGTTCAAAGGTCGCATCGAGGTTCTCGGAGGGCAGGTCGGTCCGCTTCAGGCGAACGTCGATGATGGTAATCCCCAGCGCGCGAGCATCTGCGATGGCGCCGTTACGGATCCGCAGCATCAGCGCTGCCCGGTCCGACGACAGAATGTCGTTGGAGCTGACGGAGCCGAGGATTTCGCGGGTTTGCGCACGCAAGATCGAATCCAGACGGCTCTCAGCAGCAGCGATGCCGCCGCCACCAACGGCTTGGCGGAACCGGTTCACATCGGTGATCCGGTAGCGGGCAAAGGCGTCGACCACCAGACGGCGATCATCCGACGGGGTGATTTCCAGCGGATCGATGTCGCGGCTCAGGATACGGTCGTCGTAACGCACAACCTCCTGAATGAGCGGAATTTTAAACGCCAAACCCGGCTCTTCCTTGACGGAAACCACGCGGCCAAACTGCAGAACCAGCGCCTTTTCACGCTCATCCACGATAAACACAGACGACAGCGCGGTGATGGCGATAATCACCAGTGCGGGCAGCAAAAGAGTTGATTTACGCATCAGTTGCTACCTCCACGGCGCAGTTCATTCAGAGGCAGATAGGGAACGACGCCCTGACCTTCGCCGGATTGTTCATCCAGGATGATCTTGTCGACGCGGCCCAGTACCTCTTCCATCGTCTCCAGATAGAGACGCTTACGGGTCACGTCCGGGGCCTTTTCATATTCGGTCAGAACCGCAGAGAAACGGCTGGCTTCACCCTGCGCTTCGTTCACGACGCGGGCGCGGTAGCCTTCAGCTTTTTCCAGCAGCTCAGCCGCTTGACCGCGGGCCTCGGCCAGCGCGTTGTTGGCATAGGCGTCGGCTTCGTTCTGACGACGGTCACGTTCCTGCTCCGCGGCCTGAACATCGCGGAAAGCCGCAATAACCGAGGCCGGCGGATCCGCCTTGTCAAAGTTCACGCGGATAATGTTGATGCCGCTGTCGTAGTCATCCAGCGTGAACTGGATCAAATCCTGCAGACGCGAGGCAATCGCGCCACGGTCCCGGTTCAGGATCGGTGCCAGCTCGGACTGGGCGATAATCTCGCGCATCGCGGATTCAGACACCGCGCGGATTGTGGTTCGCGCATCGCGCAGGTTGAACAGGAATTTCGCCGGATCATTGATGTTCCAGACCACCTGGAAATCAATATCAACGATGTTCTCATCGCCGGT is a window encoding:
- the hflC gene encoding protease modulator HflC, giving the protein MRKSTLLLPALVIIAITALSSVFIVDEREKALVLQFGRVVSVKEEPGLAFKIPLIQEVVRYDDRILSRDIDPLEITPSDDRRLVVDAFARYRITDVNRFRQAVGGGGIAAAESRLDSILRAQTREILGSVSSNDILSSDRAALMLRIRNGAIADARALGITIIDVRLKRTDLPSENLDATFERMRAERVREATDERARGNEAAQRIRAQADRTVVELVSEAQREAEIIRGEADAERNGIFAQAYGADPEFFEFYRSLNAYAASLQAGNSTMVLSPDNEFFNYLKSSNGKPAAAAQQ
- the hflK gene encoding FtsH protease activity modulator HflK; translated protein: MAGNNGGPWGGGGSSGGSGNRGNNQGGDDNRGGGRRPDDGQIPEIDELVKKGQEQLRVLMGGRGGGTGGGGRGGAGGGGGGPQLTKGTVALAALAAVGFWAFASFYTVKPEEQSVELFLGEYSSTGQPGLNFAPWPLVTKEILPVTREQTEDIGVGGGRGSEAGLMLTGDENIVDIDFQVVWNINDPAKFLFNLRDARTTIRAVSESAMREIIAQSELAPILNRDRGAIASRLQDLIQFTLDDYDSGINIIRVNFDKADPPASVIAAFRDVQAAEQERDRRQNEADAYANNALAEARGQAAELLEKAEGYRARVVNEAQGEASRFSAVLTEYEKAPDVTRKRLYLETMEEVLGRVDKIILDEQSGEGQGVVPYLPLNELRRGGSN